The Solanum pennellii chromosome 11, SPENNV200 genome contains a region encoding:
- the LOC107003185 gene encoding BTB/POZ domain-containing protein At5g60050 — MASPNNNKSKNQLVSTMIKQGFISNPYLSPSPSPSPPRTSNPPSPIQIPTRPSNSSPTLFEMMSEEQTRESKHSLESRHRTQERVSRVLADAPFPAVGDVRLTIGARDGFKVSMDVHRRVLVGRSRFFAEKLQRNGSHSVEILDCDDVEVYVETLVLMYCDDLKKRLMGENVNKVLGLLKISSAIMFDDGVLACLEYLEAVPWSQQEEEKVVSHLSQLQLPDSAADILQRLVAEPSTSSRSDDILQRLLTGVLHAKDDKARKEMKKVISRLLRENTSNSSSHESNLDISRDTLYHFCHRCLTSLILSLSEATSVDDNRQQDRGVLMGEIAREADNLQWLVDILIDRKMGDEFVKLWAEQKELSILHSKIPTMYRHEISKITAQLCIAIGRGNLLVPKDVRYCLLSTWLESLYDDFGWMKRAGRSIDKKLVEEGLGQTILTLPLAQQQTILLNWFDRFLNKGDDCPNIQRAFEVWWRRSFVKQYTVDSQLQLAIFDYTE, encoded by the exons ATGGCTTCCCCTAACAACAACAAATCCAAGAATCAATTAGTTTCCACTATGATCAAACAAGGTTTCATTTCCAACCCATATCtatctccttctccttctccttcccCACCTCGTACCTCCAACCCACCTTCCCCTATCCAAATTCCAACCCGACCCAGTAATTCTAGCCCCACCCTTTTCGAGATGATGTCAGAGGAGCAGACCCGAGAGTCCAAACACTCACTCGAATCGCGACACCGAACGCAAGAGAGAGTTTCGAGGGTTTTGGCTGATGCTCCGTTTCCGGCGGTGGGTGATGTTAGGCTGACGATAGGGGCGCGTGATGGGTTTAAGGTTTCTATGGATGTTCACCGGAGAGTGCTAGTCGGACGGAGTAGGTTTTTCGCTGAGAAACTTCAGAGGAATGGGTCGCATTCGGTGGAGATACTTGATTGTGATGACGTAGAGGTTTATGTGGAAACACTGGTGCTTATGTATTGTGATgatttgaagaagagattgatgGGTGAAAATGTTAACAAGGTCCTGGGATTGCTTAAG ATATCTTCGGCAATTATGTTTGATGATGGAGTATTGGCTTGTTTGGAGTATCTGGAGGCTGTTCCTTGGTCCCAACAAGAAGAGGAAAAAGTCGTATCTCATCTCAGTCAACTTCAGCTTCCTGATTCAGCTGCTGATATACTTCAGAGACTGGTTGCTGAACCATCAACATCTTCAAGATCCGATGACATTCTTCAGAGACTACTTACTGGTGTTTTACATGCCAAGGATGATAAAGCCCGTAAAGAGATGAAAAAAGTGATATCTCGTTTGCTAAGAGAAAACACTAGCAATAGTAGCAGTCATGAAAGTAATCTTGATATCTCAAGGGATACTCTCTATCATTTTTGTCATAGATGCCTCACTTCGCTAATACTTAGCTTGTCTGAAGCTACATCCGTGGATGACAACAGGCAGCAGGACCGAGGGGTTCTAATGGGTGAGATTGCTCGTGAAGCAGACAATCTGCAGTGGCTAGTTGATATCCTAATCGACAGGAAAATGGGGGATGAGTTTGTGAAACTATGGGCAGAACAAAAAGAACTTTCCATTCTTCACTCCAAGATTCCCACCATGTATCGACATGAAATCAGCAAGATCACTGCACAACTTTGCATTGCAATTGGTAGGGGAAATTTGTTAGTGCCAAAAGATGTTAGATACTGTTTGTTATCGACATGGCTGGAAAGTCTATATGACGATTTTGGTTGGATGAAGAGGGCTGGTAGATCTATTGACAAGAAGCTGGTTGAAGAGGGACTTGGTCAGACTATTCTAACACTACCCTTGGCTCAACAACAAACCATTCTGCTTAACTGGTTCGATCGATTCCTTAACAAAGGAGATGACTGTCCCAATATTCAGAGAGCTTTCGAAGTTTGGTGGAGAAGGTCATTTGTTAAACAATACACAGTCGATTCTCAGTTACAATTAGCTATCTTTGATTATACAGAGTGA